The Nostoc sp. 'Peltigera membranacea cyanobiont' N6 genome contains the following window.
CCTGTTTGGGGATTTGCCATTCAGTTACGTCTTTACCACCGACATTTCTATTGGCGATGTTGATTTGTTGAGTTTTGGCGAGAGTATCCAATTTTGTCAAGGTGGCTTCGGCCGTTTTGCGATCGCTAGTGTCAAATACTAAAGCACCTCCAAAACCAACACTGGCTAATACTCCTTGATTCGATGGAACCGCACCAAAGGCAAATTCCCCATTCATCCAGCCAAAAATATCCTTATCCAGGTCAATATTGACAAATTTCAGTTGTCCGCGTGCTTGTTCCAAGGCTTGCTTCATTTCTGGATAATCTTTTGACTGTTCTACTAAGGTTTCCCAGCCACGACTGATGCCATTTCCGCTAATTAGAGCAAAGGTATCAACAGGAAATTGCCCGACTATATTTCCCGGACTTGATTGATACTGAAATTTATTGAGTTGCGGATCTAAATTAGCGATCGCTTTTACCCGCACTCCCGCATCATCAACACCAACACCCGCCACCACAGATTTTATCAGTTTCAGTTGCGCCAGGGCTTGTGGAGGTAACTGCTTTGCCTGCGGACTTCCGGCAGCTAATTGCTGTACCATACCTGCATAGTCTGGTACATAAATTTGAGCGAGGCTGTTTTTAACATCCACTCCTTTACTGAGAATGCTGCTTGCACCTTCTTTACTCGCAAAAGAAGACTGTCCCTTAAAAGTGTCAATTGCTTTTTCTACAGCTTGCTTTTCGGGGGCTAATACCAAGTAACTATTATTTAAAACTACGCTATATGTCGGCTTACCCTTTTCTGTAGTTTCGATAATTTTTTGACCTTGATAGTCAGATTCCTGGAATTTCCCACCTTTTTGTGACTTCAATTTGTTAGCAAAATTCAAAGCACTGAGTTTATCCTTGATTCCCACCACTATCAGGATATTTGATTCCTGCTGTAAAT
Protein-coding sequences here:
- a CDS encoding DUF3352 domain-containing protein, which produces MPESKSKFFIPAIGAAVVVVGSIAAYMYFKGPSGGSSDALGSAKLVPSTALMATYITTDPQAWAKLQQFGTPEAQKLVAKGLEDFNKQMFSDGNVSYEKDIKPWVGGVMIAVLPPNSVKPAQFKVPSGTPNVPTNLQQESNILIVVGIKDKLSALNFANKLKSQKGGKFQESDYQGQKIIETTEKGKPTYSVVLNNSYLVLAPEKQAVEKAIDTFKGQSSFASKEGASSILSKGVDVKNSLAQIYVPDYAGMVQQLAAGSPQAKQLPPQALAQLKLIKSVVAGVGVDDAGVRVKAIANLDPQLNKFQYQSSPGNIVGQFPVDTFALISGNGISRGWETLVEQSKDYPEMKQALEQARGQLKFVNIDLDKDIFGWMNGEFAFGAVPSNQGVLASVGFGGALVFDTSDRKTAEATLTKLDTLAKTQQINIANRNVGGKDVTEWQIPKQGTLLAHGWLDGDTVFVALGGPVADAISDRKNSSLDNSDAFKAVTGSLHKPNGGYFYLDMDKTKTVPSINSLVSSDPNTITILNSIRGLGFTANSPDKSTSELEMLLALKPKTAK